From Microlunatus capsulatus, a single genomic window includes:
- the rpsK gene encoding 30S ribosomal protein S11 has translation MATAGRNTRSTKVRKKEKKNVVSGHAHIKSTFNNTVISITDPTGAVIAWASAGTVGFKGSRKSTPYAAQMAAEAAGRRAMEHGMKRVDVFVKGPGSGRETAIRSLGAVGLEVGAIADVTPVPHNGCRPPKRRRV, from the coding sequence ATGGCTACTGCAGGCCGCAACACCCGCTCCACCAAGGTGCGGAAGAAGGAAAAGAAGAACGTGGTCTCGGGCCACGCTCACATCAAGAGCACGTTCAACAACACGGTCATCTCCATCACCGACCCGACCGGCGCGGTCATCGCGTGGGCCTCGGCCGGGACCGTGGGCTTCAAGGGCTCGCGCAAGTCGACCCCGTACGCCGCCCAGATGGCGGCCGAGGCTGCTGGCCGTCGCGCCATGGAGCACGGCATGAAGCGCGTCGACGTGTTCGTCAAGGGTCCGGGTTCGGGCCGGGAGACCGCGATCCGCTCGCTCGGGGCCGTCGGCCTCGAGGTCGGTGCGATCGCCGACGTCACCCCCGTGCCCCACAACGGCTGCCGCCCGCCCAAGCGCCGCCGCGTCTGA
- the rpsM gene encoding 30S ribosomal protein S13: protein MARLIGVDLPRDKRLEIALTYIFGVGRTRALETLEATQISGDLRVHQLNDEHLVQLRDWIEANYQTEGDLRREVAADIRRKVEIGSYQGRRHRSGLPVRGQRTRTNARGRKGARKPVAGKKKAK, encoded by the coding sequence ATGGCACGTCTCATCGGTGTCGACCTCCCGCGCGACAAGCGCCTCGAGATCGCCCTCACCTACATCTTCGGCGTCGGCCGCACCCGCGCCCTGGAGACCCTCGAAGCCACGCAGATCAGCGGCGACCTCCGCGTCCACCAGCTGAACGACGAGCACCTGGTCCAGCTGCGTGACTGGATCGAGGCGAACTACCAGACCGAGGGTGACCTCCGTCGCGAGGTGGCCGCCGACATCCGCCGCAAGGTCGAGATCGGCTCCTACCAGGGCCGGCGTCACCGCAGCGGCCTGCCGGTCCGCGGTCAGCGCACCCGCACCAACGCCCGTGGTCGCAAGGGCGCCCGCAAGCCCGTCGCCGGCAAGAAGAAGGCCAAGTAA
- the rpmJ gene encoding 50S ribosomal protein L36: MKVQPSVKRICDKCKVIRRHGRVMVICDNPRHKQRQG, from the coding sequence ATGAAGGTCCAGCCGAGCGTCAAGCGGATCTGCGACAAGTGCAAGGTCATCCGCCGCCACGGCCGCGTGATGGTCATCTGCGACAACCCGCGCCACAAGCAGCGGCAGGGCTGA